A single window of Pyrus communis chromosome 10, drPyrComm1.1, whole genome shotgun sequence DNA harbors:
- the LOC137747854 gene encoding uncharacterized protein — MEAARTIPGRENGGNCDIKHLSSGSKIYLPVFVEGANLRTGDMHFSQGEGEISLCGAIEMSGFLELKYNFHISSQCYYIQTRGFVTKGWSWCEIIRGGMKEYLTAMGPTPLHVNPIFEIGPIQPRFSEWLVFEGISVDESGKQHYLDATVAYKLAVLNAIDYLSKFGYSKEQVFDLSPYHIDDSPQTHNHKHTPRHRKTCLPKYITVVFHTDMAYVIYKSYLLLSRCPCEGRISGIVDSPNAVATLAIPTAIFDQVTISGKASYRFILP, encoded by the exons ATGGAGGCCGCAAGAACAATTCCAGGAAGAGAAAATGGAGGCAATTGTGACATAAAACATCTTAGTAGTGGTTCAAAGATATACCTTCCAGTATTTGTTGAAGGAGCAAATCTCAGAACTGGTGACATGCACTTTTCCCAGGGTGAAGGTGAAATCTCACTCTGCGGGGCAATTGAGATGAGCGGTTTCCTGGAGCTCAAGTACAATTTTCACATCTCATCTCAATGTTACTATATCCAAACCAGGGGCTTTGTGACGAAAGGCTGGAGCTG GTGTGAAATTATAAGAGGTGGAATGAAAGAATACCTCACAGCAATGGGGCCAACTCCTCTTCACGTGAACCCAATCTTTGAGATAGGCCCGATTCAGCCAAGATTCTCAGAATGGTTGGTGTTTGAGGGCATCAGTGTTGACGAGAGTGGGAAGCAGCATTACCTAGATGCAACTGTGGCTTACAAGCTAGCAGTACTCAATGCTATTGACTACCTCTCTAAATTTGGATACTCCAAAGAACAGGTTTTCGACCTCTCTCCTTATCACATAGACGATTCCCCACAAACGCACAATCACAAGCATACACCGAGACACCGAAAGACATGCCTACCTAAATATATTACTGTAGTCTTCCATACTGATATggcatatgtcatatataagAGCTATCTTCTGTTGTCACGCTGCCCGTGTGAGGGAAGAATTTCAGGAATAGTTGACTCTCCCAATGCTGTTGCAACCTTAGCAATCCCAACAGCTATCTTTGACCAGGTAACCATTTCTGGCAAAGCCTCCTACAGATTTATATTACCCTAA
- the LOC137747855 gene encoding uncharacterized protein produces MDDVRSSSAWVASHSSHVVVDSSGIEKVAETIDTIPKVEWDFEGIHYFDNGPLTVQYLLVLDALNFCFWPDKDLNYDNLAAGLKEAIQNDKSVFDADRLQKYTGSELRELLKWPRPLPLEDERVRLLHEVGFELERSFDGKASNLVESCGKSAVKLIALVTRHFPGFRDHSVYKGHQVFLYKRAQIFAADLWGAFGGQGYGEFYDIGSITIMADYIVPAVLRQLGVLKYSSTLASTIEANGQIVAGSEEEVELRACSIYAVEKIKELISMKSGKKVLSIELDLWLWSFGIQCPGLQHHRTLSIYY; encoded by the exons ATGGACGACGTTAGGTCAAGCTCTGCTTGGGTCGCAAGCCATTCTTCTCATGTCGTCGTCGACTCTTCAG gGATTGAGAAAGTGGCGGAGACGATAGACACAATTCCGAAGGTGGAATGGGATTTCGAAGGAATACACTATTTCGACAATGGGCCTCTCACCGTTCAGTATCTCCTTGTGTTGGACGCTTTGAATTTCTGCTTTTGGCCTG ATAAGGACTTAAATTACGACAATTTGGCTGCCGGTCTAAAGGAAGCAATACAAAATGACAAATCTGTGTTTGATGCTGATCGTTTGCAGAAATACACCG GTTCTGAACTGCGGGAGCTGTTGAAATGGCCTAGGCCATTACCTTTGGAGGATGAGAGAGTTCGTTTGCTGCATGAG GTTGGGTTTGAGCTTGAGAGAAGCTTTGACGGCAAAGCATCCAACCTTGTGGAGTCCTGTGGAAAGTCAGCGGTTAAGCTTATAGCTCTTGTTACTCGTCACTTTCCTG GTTTCAGAGACCACTCAGTATACAAAGGCCACCAAGTATTTTTGTATAAAAGAGCTCAGATATTTGCAGCAGATTTATGGGGAGCATTCGGCGGCCAAGGATATGGAGAATTTTATGACATTGGCTCAATCACTATTATGGCAGACTACATTGTTCCAGCCGTGCTTAGACAGCTGGGTGTGCTGAAGTATAGTTCTACCCTTGCCAGCACAATTGAGGCTAACGGCCAAATAGTTGCAGGCAGTGAGGAGGAAGTTGAACTGCGAGCATGCTCCATATATGCTGTGGAGAAAATTAAAGAGTTGATCAGTATGAAATCAGGGAAGAAG GTGCTGAGTATTGAGTTAGACCTTTGGCTTTGGTCTTTTGGCATTCAGTGTCCTGGTCTGCAACACCATCGCACCCTCTCAATATATTATTAA